In Luteitalea sp. TBR-22, one genomic interval encodes:
- a CDS encoding GspE/PulE family protein translates to MPGEPSPVALAPHPPPSDVVGLLLKEQLVTEAQVRHAQRVQARLETPRSLLTVLQDLELVTPDQVRQAVRANPQSMRLGDLLIDLGHLRDADLRAALAAQQASGGRKRLGEILVESRVMSEHKLTEVLSDLFGLPLVEPRVADIERALLVRMHLRRAQEGAFIPVSQSGGRVTVAFADPLDPTHKMAADQMFGGNVVPAIARRSLILEALSAFERGLRSATGPSEHTAMQVVVDLIREALASGTSDIHIEPLAAGLRVRFRLDGVMMEHRDIDRELGAAVVSRIKVLAGADIAERRRHQDGRIKFEDPQTGATADIRASFYVTIHGEKVVLRLLNRKTELIGIQDIGMGPRMLERFIGDALDVPTGVVIITGPTGSGKTTTLYSAVDHLNTPDTCIVTAEDPVEYVVDGIAQCSINAKINRTFEETLRHIVRQDPDVIVLGEIRDRFSADTAIQAALTGHKVLTTFHTEDAIGGLLRLLNMNIEAFLISSTVVSVMAQRLLRRVCPSCAEPYTPTATEIRRLGVSPQDLRGARFMAGKGCAACRYTGYRGRICVFELLVLNEMVKDAILNRRTSYEIRRISIETSGLVALVEDGLYKASYGLTTVQEVLRHLPRVVKPRPVEEIRRLLGSLS, encoded by the coding sequence ATGCCCGGCGAACCCTCCCCAGTCGCCCTTGCGCCCCATCCGCCGCCCAGTGACGTCGTCGGCCTCCTGCTGAAGGAGCAACTCGTCACCGAGGCGCAGGTGCGCCACGCGCAGCGGGTGCAGGCACGCCTCGAGACGCCCCGCAGCCTGCTCACCGTGCTGCAGGACCTGGAGCTGGTGACGCCCGACCAGGTGCGCCAGGCCGTGCGCGCCAACCCGCAGTCGATGCGGCTCGGCGACCTGCTGATCGACCTCGGGCACCTGCGCGACGCGGACTTGCGGGCCGCGCTCGCGGCGCAGCAGGCCTCGGGCGGCCGCAAGCGCCTCGGCGAGATCCTCGTCGAGAGCCGCGTGATGTCGGAGCACAAGCTCACCGAGGTGCTGTCGGACCTGTTCGGGCTGCCGCTCGTCGAGCCGCGGGTGGCCGACATCGAGCGTGCCCTGCTGGTGCGGATGCACCTGCGCCGCGCGCAGGAAGGCGCCTTCATCCCGGTGTCGCAGTCGGGGGGGCGGGTCACGGTGGCCTTCGCCGACCCGCTCGACCCGACGCACAAGATGGCCGCCGACCAGATGTTCGGCGGCAACGTGGTGCCGGCGATCGCGCGGCGGTCGCTGATCCTCGAGGCGCTGTCGGCCTTCGAGCGTGGCCTCCGGTCGGCGACCGGCCCGAGCGAGCACACCGCGATGCAGGTCGTGGTGGACCTGATCCGCGAGGCGCTCGCTTCCGGCACCAGCGACATCCACATCGAGCCGCTGGCAGCGGGGCTGCGCGTGCGCTTCCGCCTCGACGGCGTGATGATGGAGCACCGCGACATCGACCGCGAGCTCGGCGCCGCGGTCGTGAGCCGCATCAAGGTGCTCGCAGGCGCCGACATCGCCGAGCGCCGGCGCCACCAGGACGGTCGCATCAAGTTCGAGGATCCGCAGACCGGCGCCACCGCCGACATCCGCGCCTCCTTCTACGTGACCATCCACGGCGAGAAGGTCGTCCTCCGCCTGCTCAACCGCAAGACCGAGCTGATCGGCATCCAGGACATCGGCATGGGGCCGCGCATGCTCGAACGGTTCATCGGCGACGCGCTCGACGTGCCGACCGGCGTGGTCATCATCACCGGGCCGACCGGTTCGGGCAAGACGACGACCCTGTACAGCGCGGTGGACCACCTCAACACGCCCGACACCTGCATCGTGACGGCCGAGGACCCGGTCGAGTACGTCGTCGACGGCATCGCGCAGTGCTCGATCAACGCCAAGATCAACCGGACGTTCGAGGAGACGCTGCGCCACATCGTGCGACAGGACCCGGACGTGATCGTGCTCGGCGAGATCCGCGATCGCTTCTCGGCCGACACCGCGATCCAGGCGGCGCTGACCGGCCACAAGGTCCTGACCACCTTCCACACCGAGGACGCGATCGGCGGGCTGCTGCGCCTGCTGAACATGAACATCGAGGCGTTCCTGATCTCGTCGACGGTGGTGTCGGTGATGGCGCAGCGGCTGCTTCGCCGTGTGTGCCCGTCGTGCGCCGAGCCCTACACGCCGACCGCGACCGAGATCCGCCGCCTCGGCGTGAGCCCGCAGGATCTGCGCGGCGCCCGCTTCATGGCGGGCAAGGGCTGCGCCGCGTGCCGGTACACCGGCTACCGCGGTCGCATCTGCGTGTTCGAGCTGCTCGTCCTGAACGAGATGGTGAAGGACGCGATCCTCAATCGCCGCACCTCGTACGAGATCCGGCGCATCAGCATCGAGACGTCCGGCCTGGTGGCCCTGGTGGAGGATGGCCTCTACAAGGCGTCCTACGGCCTGACGACGGTGCAGGAAGTCCTGCGGCACCTGCCGCGGGTGGTCAAGCCGCGACCGGTGGAGGAGATCCGCCGGCTGCTGGGGAGCCTTTCGTGA
- a CDS encoding HDOD domain-containing protein: MTHGRSLIDVLGEELARNDLQLPVYPGVASRVQALAASGTATAEQFERLLSQDPAIASQVLRVSNSAFYAGLSSVATIRAAVLRLGLDQLVTLAVACAHRGQFTAKDPQVQRLLSQLWQHSVAVAFGARWLADRTGYRAQSAECFMAGLFHDIGKLLILKVLDDLRRRGEWPHELPEALVHELLASLHAEQGARLIRQWNLSPLYADVARTHNDPSVEETNPVHLIVRLTNHACTKLGMNLYQQEGIVLAASPEASALGVKDVVLAELEIMLEDGAQTLAA; encoded by the coding sequence GTGACGCACGGCCGTTCGCTCATCGACGTCCTCGGCGAGGAACTCGCCCGCAACGACCTCCAACTCCCGGTGTACCCGGGCGTGGCTTCGCGCGTGCAGGCGCTGGCGGCGTCGGGCACGGCCACGGCGGAACAGTTCGAACGCCTGTTGTCGCAGGACCCGGCGATCGCCTCGCAGGTCCTGCGGGTGTCCAACTCGGCCTTCTATGCCGGCCTGAGCTCGGTGGCCACCATTCGCGCGGCGGTGCTTCGCCTCGGACTCGATCAACTGGTGACGCTGGCGGTCGCCTGCGCGCACCGTGGGCAGTTCACCGCCAAGGACCCGCAGGTGCAGCGGCTCCTCAGCCAACTGTGGCAGCACTCGGTGGCGGTGGCATTCGGCGCCCGGTGGCTCGCCGACCGCACGGGTTACCGGGCGCAGTCGGCCGAGTGCTTCATGGCCGGCCTTTTTCACGACATCGGCAAGCTGCTGATCCTGAAGGTCCTCGACGATCTGCGCCGCCGCGGCGAGTGGCCGCACGAGCTGCCCGAGGCGCTCGTCCACGAGCTGCTGGCCTCCCTGCACGCCGAACAGGGAGCGCGCCTGATCCGGCAGTGGAATCTCTCGCCGCTCTACGCCGACGTGGCGCGCACCCACAACGACCCGTCGGTGGAGGAGACCAACCCCGTGCACCTGATCGTGCGCCTCACCAACCACGCCTGCACCAAGCTGGGGATGAACCTGTACCAGCAGGAAGGCATCGTGCTCGCCGCCTCGCCCGAGGCGTCGGCGCTCGGAGTGAAGGACGTGGTGCTGGCCGAGCTCGAGATCATGTTGGAGGACGGCGCACAGACGCTGGCGGCGTGA
- a CDS encoding DUF4112 domain-containing protein, with protein sequence MTPPPPPPDVEADDRWLARLREWSWLLDQAFRVPGTNVRFGWDVIVGLVPGLAELSSPAFGILILMQAYRMRVPRIVQARMVINAVIDALLGLVPGVGNVADVFWKANSWNMRLLERHARPGVPHSRFDAIVVGTFVGLVVLAALIPILLLAWIATWLYGWLT encoded by the coding sequence ATGACCCCTCCCCCCCCACCACCGGACGTCGAGGCCGACGACCGCTGGCTCGCCCGCCTGCGCGAGTGGAGCTGGTTGCTCGACCAGGCGTTCCGCGTGCCGGGGACCAACGTCAGGTTCGGGTGGGACGTGATCGTCGGGCTGGTCCCGGGGCTGGCGGAACTGAGCAGTCCCGCGTTCGGCATCCTGATCCTGATGCAGGCCTATCGGATGCGCGTGCCCAGGATCGTGCAGGCGCGGATGGTCATCAATGCGGTGATCGATGCGCTGCTGGGGCTGGTGCCGGGAGTAGGCAACGTCGCCGACGTGTTCTGGAAGGCCAACAGCTGGAACATGCGCCTGCTGGAACGCCACGCGCGCCCAGGCGTGCCGCACTCGCGGTTCGACGCCATCGTGGTGGGCACGTTCGTGGGGCTGGTGGTCCTGGCGGCGCTGATCCCGATCCTGCTGCTGGCGTGGATCGCGACGTGGCTCTACGGATGGCTCACGTAG
- a CDS encoding choice-of-anchor Q domain-containing protein: MSARTHDTPTFHARALLRRALLASLLVLVAAGRGSAQQAWYVAPGGTGDGSSPSAPLPRIQQALQVAQPGDIVTVAPGTYPELVSTVRGGLVGSPITVKASGARGSALVTRPGQVVQASHPWVVFEGLVFDGQYGASDAVRVSSAADHLVLRNVEVRRSGRDCIDMAAPEDVTIEGSLVDRCLWWDGTARQDAHGIVAGPVRRLTIRDTEIHTFSGDGLQLDPGRSLPGWDEVLVEGSTFWLAPLATPQNGFAAGVVPGENAIDTKTNPSAPRATLTVRDTTARGFRGGLISNMAAFNLKEQIDATLDGVTVSGSEVAFRTRGPGANGGAWVRLRNVLAYDVTTGIRYEDDIARLEGAHLTFGLGVGRVFQAASSGWGGLDFRNTLVLGATLPTEAPATGRNRAVSASTFVNASAADYRLAAGAVPVDLGAVIEGITVDRAGQPRVQGAAPDLGAYESGPSTAPSTPIGAPVLTAVRSATDPTNAVKLAWTDVDDAGYEIERADDGASFVRVGSVATDRATWTNSGLPSGRTYAFRVRAKTATTPGASSNVVTVTLAAESGTPTPPTGLTLAPSSSAPTTSIVVRWQDTSLEEDGFHVQRSTDGINFTLVATRDVNKTAHTSSGLASGQSYWFRVRAFNATGVSAWTPAVTIRTQ, translated from the coding sequence GTGTCAGCACGCACTCACGACACGCCCACGTTTCACGCGCGCGCCCTCCTCAGGCGCGCCCTGCTCGCCAGCCTGCTCGTGCTCGTCGCGGCCGGCCGAGGGTCGGCGCAACAGGCCTGGTATGTCGCCCCCGGCGGGACCGGGGATGGCTCATCGCCCTCGGCCCCACTGCCGCGCATCCAGCAGGCCCTGCAGGTGGCCCAACCCGGTGACATCGTGACCGTCGCCCCCGGCACGTATCCGGAACTGGTGTCCACCGTCCGCGGCGGCCTGGTCGGCAGTCCCATCACCGTGAAGGCGTCGGGCGCGCGCGGCTCGGCGCTGGTGACCCGGCCCGGGCAGGTCGTACAGGCCTCGCACCCGTGGGTCGTGTTCGAGGGGCTCGTGTTCGACGGTCAGTACGGCGCCAGCGATGCGGTACGGGTCTCGAGTGCTGCCGATCACCTCGTGCTCCGGAACGTGGAGGTGCGTCGCAGCGGCCGCGACTGCATCGACATGGCCGCGCCCGAGGACGTCACGATCGAAGGCAGCCTCGTCGATCGGTGCCTGTGGTGGGACGGCACGGCGCGCCAGGATGCGCACGGCATCGTCGCTGGCCCGGTCCGCAGGCTGACGATCCGCGACACCGAGATCCACACCTTCTCGGGCGATGGCCTGCAACTCGATCCGGGGCGCAGCCTCCCCGGCTGGGACGAGGTCCTGGTCGAGGGCAGCACCTTCTGGCTGGCGCCGCTGGCGACGCCGCAGAACGGGTTCGCCGCGGGCGTGGTCCCGGGCGAGAACGCCATCGACACCAAGACGAACCCGTCGGCGCCGCGGGCGACGCTGACGGTGCGCGACACCACGGCGCGCGGATTCAGGGGCGGGCTGATCTCGAACATGGCGGCCTTCAACCTGAAGGAGCAGATCGACGCCACGCTCGACGGCGTGACCGTCAGCGGCTCGGAGGTCGCCTTCCGCACCCGAGGCCCGGGCGCCAACGGCGGCGCGTGGGTGCGCCTGCGCAACGTCCTCGCCTACGACGTGACGACGGGCATCCGGTACGAGGACGACATCGCGCGGCTCGAGGGAGCGCACCTGACGTTCGGCCTGGGCGTCGGACGCGTGTTCCAGGCGGCCAGCTCCGGCTGGGGCGGTCTCGACTTCCGCAACACCCTGGTGCTCGGCGCCACCCTGCCGACCGAGGCCCCGGCAACTGGCCGCAATCGTGCTGTGTCGGCGTCGACCTTCGTGAACGCGTCGGCGGCCGACTACCGCCTGGCGGCCGGCGCGGTGCCCGTCGACCTCGGCGCCGTGATCGAGGGCATCACGGTGGACCGTGCCGGGCAGCCCCGGGTGCAAGGTGCCGCGCCCGACCTCGGCGCCTACGAGTCCGGGCCGTCGACGGCGCCTTCGACGCCAATCGGGGCCCCTGTGCTGACCGCGGTCCGGTCCGCCACCGACCCGACCAATGCCGTCAAGCTCGCGTGGACCGACGTTGACGACGCCGGGTACGAGATCGAGCGGGCCGACGATGGCGCATCGTTCGTCCGGGTTGGGTCTGTCGCCACCGACAGGGCGACGTGGACCAACAGCGGCCTGCCCAGCGGGCGGACGTACGCGTTCCGCGTTCGCGCGAAGACGGCCACCACGCCGGGCGCCTCCAGCAACGTGGTGACCGTGACCCTGGCGGCCGAGTCCGGTACGCCCACGCCGCCCACAGGCCTCACGCTCGCGCCGTCGTCCTCGGCGCCCACGACCAGCATCGTGGTGCGATGGCAGGACACGTCGCTGGAGGAGGATGGGTTCCACGTCCAGCGGTCGACCGACGGGATCAACTTCACGCTCGTCGCCACCCGCGACGTCAACAAGACCGCGCACACGAGCAGCGGCCTGGCGAGCGGCCAGTCGTACTGGTTCCGCGTCCGAGCCTTCAACGCGACCGGGGTGAGTGCCTGGACCCCGGCCGTGACGATCCGCACGCAGTAG
- a CDS encoding copper resistance system multicopper oxidase has translation MSFPDPSFTPSRRAVVRGLVAGGVVTAATAFAPRVSLGASRLPSSAPQRTLDGREFDLEIGHARVNFTGAERTAITVNGSLPAPLLRWREGDTVTLRVRNTLEETASIHWHGMILPANMDGVPGLSFDGIPAGGSYTYRFPVQQSGTYWYHSHSGFQEQQGLYGPIVIAPAAPDPIAWDREHVVMLTDWTDEAPARIYRKLKKQAHYYNWRQRTVGDFLRDVREQGWAAAWADRVAWGQMRMNASDLADVTGATYTYLMNGHAPSSNWTGLFTPGERVRLRIINGSAMTYFDVRIPGLKLTVVAADGLPVRPVTVDEFRIAVAETYDVIVEPAGQEAFTIVAQAMDRTGQAVGTLATREGLRAPVPPLDPRPVLSMDDMGHGGHGGHPSTSPGPGGTPNAAAQTPADPHAGHAMPPAADPHAGHAMPPAADPHARHVMPQGGGGHDMHGGGMVSHPANEQGNPLVDMQTMAPTSRFDDPGIGLRDNGRRVLTYGDLASPFDDPDGRAPSRTIELHLTGHMEKFAWSFNGQKFSDAEPIRLTYGERVRIVLVNDTMMTHPIHLHGMWSDLEDEAGNFKVRKHTIDMPPGSRRSYRVTADALGRWAYHCHMLFHMETGMMREVHVVEGAQS, from the coding sequence ATGTCATTCCCCGATCCCTCGTTCACGCCTTCCCGCCGTGCCGTCGTGCGCGGCCTGGTCGCCGGCGGCGTCGTCACCGCGGCCACTGCGTTTGCGCCCCGCGTGTCGCTCGGCGCGTCGCGCCTGCCCTCGTCGGCACCGCAGCGCACGCTCGACGGGCGCGAGTTCGATCTCGAGATCGGCCACGCTCGAGTCAACTTCACCGGTGCCGAGCGCACGGCCATCACCGTCAACGGGTCGCTCCCGGCGCCCCTGCTGCGGTGGCGCGAGGGCGACACGGTGACGCTCCGGGTGCGCAACACGCTCGAGGAGACCGCCTCGATTCACTGGCACGGAATGATCCTGCCGGCCAACATGGACGGCGTGCCGGGCCTGAGTTTCGATGGCATCCCGGCCGGCGGCTCGTACACGTATCGCTTCCCGGTGCAGCAGTCGGGGACCTACTGGTATCACAGCCATTCGGGCTTCCAGGAGCAGCAGGGGCTGTACGGACCGATCGTGATTGCGCCCGCCGCGCCCGACCCCATCGCGTGGGATCGCGAGCACGTGGTGATGCTCACCGACTGGACCGACGAGGCCCCGGCGCGCATCTACCGGAAGCTGAAGAAGCAGGCCCACTACTACAACTGGCGCCAGCGGACGGTCGGTGACTTCCTGCGCGACGTGCGCGAGCAGGGGTGGGCGGCGGCCTGGGCCGACCGCGTCGCCTGGGGCCAGATGCGGATGAACGCCTCGGACCTGGCCGACGTCACGGGGGCGACCTACACGTACCTCATGAACGGCCATGCGCCCTCGTCCAACTGGACGGGGTTGTTCACGCCGGGCGAACGGGTGCGCCTCCGGATCATCAACGGGTCGGCGATGACGTACTTCGACGTCCGCATCCCGGGGCTGAAGCTCACGGTCGTCGCCGCCGATGGCCTGCCGGTGCGCCCGGTGACGGTGGACGAGTTCCGCATCGCGGTCGCCGAGACGTACGACGTGATCGTCGAGCCGGCGGGGCAGGAGGCGTTCACGATCGTCGCCCAGGCCATGGATCGGACCGGGCAGGCGGTGGGCACGCTCGCGACGCGCGAGGGCCTGCGCGCGCCGGTGCCGCCGCTCGATCCGCGGCCCGTGTTGTCGATGGACGACATGGGGCACGGGGGGCATGGGGGGCACCCCTCGACTTCGCCCGGGCCAGGTGGAACGCCGAACGCGGCCGCACAGACGCCGGCCGACCCGCACGCCGGCCACGCGATGCCGCCGGCCGCCGACCCGCACGCCGGCCACGCGATGCCGCCGGCTGCCGATCCGCACGCGAGGCATGTGATGCCGCAGGGCGGAGGCGGGCACGACATGCACGGCGGCGGCATGGTGTCGCATCCGGCCAACGAGCAGGGCAACCCGCTCGTCGACATGCAGACGATGGCCCCGACCTCGCGCTTCGACGACCCGGGGATCGGGCTGCGCGACAACGGCCGGCGCGTGCTGACGTACGGCGATCTCGCCAGTCCCTTCGACGACCCCGACGGCCGCGCCCCGTCGCGCACCATCGAACTGCACCTCACCGGGCACATGGAGAAGTTCGCCTGGTCGTTCAACGGGCAGAAGTTCTCCGACGCCGAGCCGATCCGCCTTACCTACGGCGAGCGCGTGCGCATCGTGCTGGTGAACGACACGATGATGACGCACCCCATCCACCTGCACGGCATGTGGAGCGACCTGGAGGACGAGGCCGGCAACTTCAAGGTGCGCAAGCACACGATCGACATGCCGCCGGGCAGCCGGCGGAGCTATCGCGTGACCGCCGATGCCCTCGGGCGCTGGGCCTACCACTGCCACATGCTCTTCCACATGGAGACGGGCATGATGCGCGAGGTGCACGTCGTGGAAGGGGCGCAGTCGTGA
- a CDS encoding copper resistance protein B — protein sequence MALIAVSWLWAAPAAAQQADPHAGHHMPAAPTAAASGTDQERTSPKGHLESAPPPASVILPPWVPEITDEMRRAAVPAPHGHEAHDRRTNAFVLFDRLEWQSGGAEGLAWGNRGWVGGDINRAWFRTEGEGGDDGVGEADVELLYGRAVHRWWDVVGGVRQDIRPDARTWLAVGVQGLAPYFFEVEATAYVSDGGRTAARFEVEYELLLTNRLILQPRGEITLFGKDDPEAGVGAGLSTGEIGMRLRYEFRREFAPYLGVSWVRAFGDTRQLDADAPAGAPRLVLGVRTWF from the coding sequence GTGGCCCTGATCGCCGTGTCGTGGTTGTGGGCCGCGCCGGCCGCGGCGCAGCAGGCCGATCCCCACGCGGGGCATCACATGCCGGCGGCACCGACCGCGGCCGCGTCAGGGACGGACCAGGAACGCACGTCGCCGAAGGGGCACCTCGAATCGGCGCCGCCGCCCGCGAGCGTCATCCTCCCGCCGTGGGTGCCGGAGATCACCGACGAGATGCGTCGCGCCGCAGTCCCCGCGCCGCACGGCCACGAGGCGCACGACCGTCGCACGAACGCCTTCGTGCTGTTCGATCGCCTGGAATGGCAGTCGGGCGGGGCCGAAGGCCTGGCGTGGGGCAACCGCGGCTGGGTGGGCGGCGACATCAACCGCGCCTGGTTCCGCACCGAGGGCGAGGGCGGCGACGATGGGGTCGGCGAGGCCGACGTGGAGCTGCTCTACGGCCGGGCCGTGCACCGCTGGTGGGACGTCGTCGGCGGCGTGAGGCAGGACATCCGCCCCGACGCGCGCACGTGGCTCGCCGTCGGCGTCCAGGGGCTGGCCCCGTACTTCTTCGAAGTGGAAGCCACCGCCTACGTGTCCGACGGCGGCCGCACCGCGGCGCGGTTCGAGGTGGAGTACGAGCTGCTGCTCACCAACCGGCTCATCCTGCAGCCTCGCGGCGAGATCACGCTGTTCGGCAAGGACGACCCCGAGGCTGGCGTCGGGGCCGGCCTCAGCACCGGCGAGATCGGGATGCGGCTGCGCTACGAGTTCAGGCGGGAGTTCGCGCCCTACCTCGGCGTGTCGTGGGTGCGCGCCTTCGGCGACACGCGGCAGCTCGATGCCGATGCCCCGGCGGGCGCGCCGCGCCTGGTCCTGGGCGTCAGGACCTGGTTCTAG
- a CDS encoding DUF4136 domain-containing protein produces MRLVVAAALVLVASSLVMAQKVKLSVNVNERFSFAGPFTYAWTTPTGELKMLQVTDPNPDRWLTLWNPPIVSSIDRELRARQYTPAPLESADIKVTYYILIGPDVASQKMGQFMAPTMEWGLPPFSGLATSYDIAEKGSLVIDLYSQKDKVVVWRGMAQANIDLRRSDAERNAAISKAVGDLFKKHYPKIKK; encoded by the coding sequence ATGCGGTTGGTAGTGGCGGCGGCGCTCGTGCTGGTGGCCAGTTCGCTCGTCATGGCCCAGAAGGTCAAGCTGTCGGTCAACGTCAACGAGCGGTTCTCGTTCGCCGGCCCGTTCACGTACGCGTGGACGACGCCGACCGGCGAGTTGAAGATGCTGCAGGTGACCGATCCGAACCCGGATCGCTGGCTGACGCTGTGGAACCCGCCGATCGTCAGCTCGATCGACCGCGAGCTGCGCGCCCGCCAGTACACGCCGGCGCCGCTCGAGTCGGCCGACATCAAGGTCACCTACTACATCCTGATCGGGCCCGACGTCGCGTCGCAGAAGATGGGCCAGTTCATGGCGCCGACGATGGAATGGGGCCTGCCGCCGTTCAGTGGCCTGGCGACCTCGTACGACATCGCCGAGAAGGGCTCGCTGGTCATCGACCTCTACTCGCAGAAGGACAAGGTGGTGGTGTGGCGCGGCATGGCGCAGGCCAACATCGACCTGCGCCGGAGCGACGCCGAGCGCAACGCCGCCATCTCGAAGGCGGTCGGCGACCTGTTCAAGAAGCACTACCCGAAGATCAAGAAGTGA
- a CDS encoding sialidase family protein has translation MLTSLLALLTLLLPAPAPVPGTQPQLATRGDEVVLVVARGTRVGVLRSTDAGRTFAEATAIEVAGHMSAGRHRGPRVTLAADAIIVTLIAGAQGGGKDGDVLAFRSTDHGRTWSGPEVINDVPGAAREGLHGMAARPDGTVLVTWLDLREKGTRLYGAVSDDQGRTWRSDTLVYASPDTTICQCCHPSVAGSATGFDVLFRNHIAGNRDMYVTTSPDGRTFAEPVKQGTGTWHLDACPMDGGGLADGPGGRVSTWRREDRVYLTSVAAPEQALGVGKDPAVGARADAGPDVAFIAANGRVVLQRGTSAEGLGPGAHPVVAAFPAHTLVAFEQAGAVVTRVVPR, from the coding sequence GTGCTCACGTCCCTGCTCGCGCTGCTCACGCTGCTGCTCCCGGCTCCCGCGCCCGTTCCCGGCACGCAACCCCAACTGGCGACCCGCGGCGACGAGGTCGTGCTCGTCGTGGCGCGCGGCACGCGGGTCGGCGTCCTTCGCTCCACCGACGCGGGACGCACGTTCGCCGAGGCGACGGCGATCGAGGTGGCGGGCCACATGTCTGCCGGTCGCCACCGCGGCCCGCGCGTGACCCTCGCCGCCGACGCCATCATCGTCACGCTGATCGCAGGCGCGCAGGGCGGCGGCAAGGACGGCGACGTGCTGGCGTTCCGCTCCACCGACCACGGTCGCACGTGGTCGGGCCCCGAGGTGATCAACGACGTGCCCGGCGCGGCGCGCGAGGGCCTGCACGGCATGGCCGCGCGTCCCGATGGCACCGTGCTGGTCACCTGGCTGGACCTGCGCGAGAAGGGCACGCGGCTGTACGGGGCCGTGTCGGACGATCAGGGCCGCACGTGGCGGTCCGACACGCTCGTGTACGCCTCGCCCGACACCACCATCTGCCAGTGCTGCCATCCGTCGGTGGCAGGCAGCGCGACGGGCTTCGACGTGTTGTTCCGCAATCACATCGCCGGCAATCGCGACATGTACGTCACCACGTCCCCGGACGGCCGGACCTTCGCCGAGCCCGTCAAGCAGGGCACCGGCACGTGGCACCTCGATGCCTGCCCGATGGATGGCGGCGGCCTCGCCGATGGACCGGGAGGCCGGGTCAGCACGTGGAGACGCGAGGATCGCGTCTACCTGACCAGTGTCGCGGCGCCGGAGCAGGCGCTCGGCGTGGGCAAGGACCCGGCAGTGGGCGCCCGCGCCGACGCCGGGCCCGACGTGGCCTTCATCGCGGCCAACGGCAGGGTGGTGCTGCAGCGCGGCACGTCGGCAGAGGGACTCGGCCCTGGCGCGCACCCGGTGGTCGCTGCCTTCCCGGCCCACACGCTCGTTGCCTTCGAGCAGGCCGGGGCGGTGGTTACCAGGGTCGTTCCCCGGTGA
- a CDS encoding SCO family protein — MTTRRLLVLLLVLMTVTVVVARTRQGRAVASAGPGYPVRGVVTLARGDGTMTVAHEDIVGYMPAMTMPFRLAPGAPAVRPGDRVTFTLLVDDAALIARDVTVVGRDEAVASAARAGTSTVGRLREGDAVPAAALVDQAGAPFGADAWTGHRTAVTFIFTRCPQPNFCPLMVKRFQFLQRAIAADPALADVRLVAVSLDPAFDTPTVLQAYASAMQADPARWRFVTGAPEQVKVLMRAFAVHVETNGVLLDHTLATALVGPDGRVSEIWRGNGWEPDEVLTALQR; from the coding sequence ATGACGACGCGACGCCTGCTCGTGCTGCTCCTCGTGCTGATGACCGTGACCGTGGTGGTGGCGCGGACGCGCCAGGGACGCGCGGTGGCCTCGGCGGGCCCCGGCTACCCGGTGCGCGGCGTGGTGACGCTCGCGCGTGGCGACGGCACCATGACCGTCGCGCACGAGGACATCGTCGGCTACATGCCCGCGATGACGATGCCGTTCCGGTTGGCACCCGGCGCGCCGGCCGTCCGCCCCGGCGACCGCGTGACGTTCACCCTGCTGGTCGACGACGCCGCGTTGATCGCGCGAGACGTGACCGTCGTCGGACGCGACGAGGCGGTCGCGAGCGCCGCACGGGCCGGCACCTCGACGGTCGGCCGCCTGCGCGAGGGCGATGCCGTGCCCGCCGCGGCGCTGGTGGATCAGGCGGGCGCCCCGTTCGGCGCCGACGCGTGGACGGGCCACCGGACGGCGGTCACCTTCATCTTCACGCGCTGCCCCCAGCCCAACTTCTGTCCGCTCATGGTCAAGCGCTTCCAGTTCCTGCAACGGGCGATCGCCGCCGACCCAGCGCTGGCCGACGTCCGCCTGGTCGCGGTCAGCCTCGATCCCGCCTTCGACACGCCCACGGTGCTGCAGGCATACGCCAGCGCCATGCAGGCCGATCCTGCCCGGTGGCGATTCGTGACGGGCGCGCCCGAGCAGGTCAAGGTGCTGATGCGCGCCTTCGCCGTGCACGTCGAGACCAACGGCGTGCTCCTCGACCACACGCTCGCCACCGCGCTGGTCGGGCCCGACGGGCGGGTGAGCGAGATCTGGCGCGGCAACGGTTGGGAGCCCGATGAGGTCCTGACGGCCCTGCAGCGGTAA